One Vigna unguiculata cultivar IT97K-499-35 chromosome 11, ASM411807v1, whole genome shotgun sequence DNA window includes the following coding sequences:
- the LOC114169817 gene encoding dnaJ homolog subfamily B member 4-like produces the protein MGVDYYKILQVDKNAKDDDLKKAYRKLAMKWHPDKNPNNKKEAEAKFKQISEAYEVLSDPQKKAIYDQYGEEGLKGQVPPPDAGGAGTTYFSTGDMPGSFRFNPRNADDIFAEFFGFSSPFGGMGGRGGGGGGGMRSRFPGGMFGDDMFASFGDGAVHMSQGAPRKAPPIENKLPCTLEEIYRGTTKKMKISREIADASGKTMPVEEILTINVKPGWKKGTKITFPEKGNEQPNVTPADLVFIIDEKPHSVFTRDGNDLVVTQKISLAEALTGYTVHLTTLDGRNLTIPISNVIHPSYEEVVPREGMPLPKDPSKKGNLRIKFNIKFPTRLSDEQKAGIKKFLAA, from the exons ATGGGTGTGGATTACTACAAGATCTTGCAGGTTGATAAGAACGCCAAAGACGATGACTTGAAGAAGGCCTACAGAAAACTTGCTATGAAATGGCACCCagataaaaatcccaacaacAAAAAGGAAGCTGAAGCTAAGTTTAAGCAGATTTCTGAAGCATATGAG GTGCTTAGCGATCCTCAAAAGAAAGCTATTTATGATCAATATGGAGAAGAGGGTCTGAAGGGTCAGGTTCCTCCTCCTGATGCTGGTGGTGCTGGAACTACATACTTTTCCACTGGAGATATGCCCGGATCGTTTCGGTTCAATCCAAGAAATGCAGATGACATTTTTGCAGAATTTTTTGGTTTCTCAAGCCCATTTGGAGGAATGGGTGGAAGGGGTGGTGGAGGTGGCGGGGGCATGAGATCAAGGTTCCCTGGTGGGATGTTCGGTGATGATATGTTTGCATCTTTTGGAGATGGAGCTGTACATATGAGTCAAGGTGCTCCTCGGAAAGCTCCTCCGATTGAGAACAAGTTGCCTTGCACTCTTGAGGAGATATATAGAGGAACTACAAAGAAGATGAAGATCTCTAGAGAAATTGCTGATGCCAGTGG CAAAACCATGCCGGTGGAAGAGATCTTAACCATTAATGTGAAGCCTGGTTGGAAGAAGGGAACAAAGATCACCTTCCCTGAAAAGGGAAATGAACAGCCAAACGTGACGCCGGCTGATCTCGTCTTCATCATCGACGAAAAGCCACACAGTGTCTTCACCCGTGACGGAAATGACCTTGTTGTAACGCAGAAGATTTCCCTTGCAGAGGCCTTAACTGGTTACACAGTGCACCTCACCACCCTGGATGGTAGAAACTTAACCATACCAATCAGCAATGTTATTCATCCCAGTTATGAAGAAGTTGTCCCAAGAGAAGGCATGCCACTTCCAAAAGATCCATCAAAGAAAGGAAACTTGAGGATAAAGTTTAACATCAAGTTTCCAACTAGGCTCAGTGATGAGCAAAAAGCAGGAATCAAGAAATTCTTGGCTGCATAA